A region from the Hippoglossus hippoglossus isolate fHipHip1 chromosome 18, fHipHip1.pri, whole genome shotgun sequence genome encodes:
- the si:dkey-183c6.9 gene encoding tripartite motif-containing protein 16 — MSDNQPKDTQQVILCDMCAEEDRKPARKTCMKCEISMCGPHLQVHLTTPVLLQTHPLTEPMALCGTTKCPQHGKLLEYYCLDDMTCVCVSCAIEDQHRLHNMKTFSTANKELMEKLTGEQKALRVKTDDENVSLEKWENSEREKLSNSSLRLIEAVTKMRDISLTSVRTSVSARMVALKTCKSSMQVAQSEKDTFRFLQMYSQVHRDVEEAKAVDLSKGLLPGSDRDKLVQAIQQDGENMMEQAGNFWGSLLTLVDPDQELLSTGPDLMFEPKVFGSGMSLSKDNRTVFYSDWMGECIATLLIGSTQSVSNFQRWQVCLSRDFDWTIGLCDKNSAKDLKKGPIYGLCYKNNQLSSVSTDEGFDASSNSRDLGLQTEADRQLRISSALITHQGDEEDEEAVPRPEKVEVFWNSVASSLSFFRRSGLHRREEIVSITMSINNWDLVPFVQLEMENARNSSNSSQIQWKCPCGRVYNKEANHYRQGNTKFTYKMNCPCGEILGSRFTEVVCELL, encoded by the coding sequence ATGTCTGACAATCAGCCAAAGGACACGCAGCAAGTTATCCTCTGCGACATGTGCgcagaggaggacaggaaaCCAGCCAGAAAGACCTGCATGAAATGTGAGATCTCCATGTGTGGGCCGCACCTGCAGGTCCACCTGACCACGCCGGTGTTACTCCAAACTCATCCTCTGACCGAACCCATGGCTTTATGTGGCACCACCAAATGCCCCCAGCATGGCAAACTCCTGGAGTACTACTGCTTGGATGAtatgacctgtgtgtgtgtttcctgcgCCATTGAAGACCAGCACCGCCTTCACAATATGAAAACCTTCTCCACAGCCAACAAAGAGCTCATGGAGAAGCTCACAGGTGAGCAGAAGGCCTTGCGGGTGAAAACTGACGATGAGAATGTGAGTCTGGAAAAGTGGGAGAATagtgaaagagaaaagctgAGTAACTCCAGCCTGCGTCTAATTGAGGCTGTGACTAAGATGCGTGATATATCCCTGACCAGTGTCCGAACTTCAGTTTCTGCTCGGATGGTGGCCTTAAAAACATGCAAGAGCAGCATGCAAGTGGCGCAGAGCGAGAAGGACACCTTCAGATTCCTGCAGATGTATTCACAGGTGCATCGGGATGTGGAGGAGGCCAAGGCCGTGGACCTGAGTAAAGGGTTGCTGCCCGGCAGCGATCGTGACAAACTGGTCCAAGCGATACAACAGGATGGGGAAAACATGATGGAGCAGGCAGGCAACTTCTGGGGATCCTTGTTGACTCTGGTCGATCCTGACCAGGAGCTCCTCAGCACTGGTCCAGACCTGATGTTTGAGCCTAAGGTTTTCGGCTCCGGCATGTCACTGTCCAAAGACAACCGGACGGTTTTCTACAGTGATTGGATGGGGGAATGCATTGCCACTCTTTTGATCGGCAGTACCCAATCAGTTTCTAACTTTCAGAGGTGGCAGGTCTGTCTTTCCAGAGACTTTGATTGGACCATTGGTTTGTGTGACAAAAATTCCGCAAAGGATTTGAAGAAGGGGCCCATCTATGGCCTTTGCTACAAAAATAACCAGCTCAGCTCTGTCTCGACAGATGAGGGTTTTGATGCATCATCTAATTCAAGAGATTTGGGGCTGCAAACCGAAGCAGACAGACAACTCCGCATTTCCTCTGCACTGATCACACATCagggagatgaagaagatgaggaggctGTGCCGCGACCTGAAAAGGTGGAAGTGTTTTGGAATTCTGTTGCTTCCTCGCTGTCCTTCTTCAGAAGAAGTGGACTGCACCGGAGGGAAGAAATAGTCTCGATTACGATGAGCATCAACAACTGGGACCTGGTCCCCTTTGTTCAACTGGAAATGGAAAATGCACGTAACAGCTCAAATTCTTCCCAGATTCAATGGAAGTGCCCCTGTGGAAGAGTTTACAACAAGGAAGCCAATCATTACAGACAAGGAAATACCAAGTTTACCTACAAGATGAACTGTCCCTGTGGAGAAATCCTTGGCAGTCGCTTCACAGAGGTTGTTTGTGAACTTCTGTAA
- the gmpr2 gene encoding GMP reductase 2 — MPRIENDIKLDFKDVLLRPKRSTLKSRSEVDLMRTFSFRNSKGSYRGIPIIAANMDTVGTFEMALALHQFTLFTTIHKHYSVDDWQEFAAKHPECVESVAVSSGTGDGDFERISSILEAVPKLRYICVDVANGYSEHFVHFVKEVRQKFQTHTIMAGNVVTGEMVEELILAGADIIKVGIGPGSVCTTRKKTGVGYPQLSAVIECADAAHGLGGHIISDGGCTCPGDVSKAFGAGADFVMLGGMLAGHSESGGEVIEKNGTKYKLFYGMSSDTAMKKHAGGVAEYRASEGKTVEVTYKGPVDVTIRDILGGVRSTCTYVGAAKLKELSRRTTFIRVTQQLNTVFGNC; from the exons GTGGACCTGATGAGGACCTTCTCCTTCAGGAACTCCAAGGGCAGCTACAGAGGGATCCCTATCATCGCTGCCAACATGGACACTGTGGGGACCTTTGAGATGGCCCTGGCCCTGCACCAG TTCACTCTCTTCACCACGATTCACAAACATTACTCTGTGGACGACTGGCAGGAGTTTGCAGCGAAGCATCCCGAGTGTGTGGAG AGTGTGGCAGTCAGCTCAGGGACCGGCGACGGTGACTTTGAGAGGATCTCCTCCATCTTGGAGGCAGTGCCCAAGCTGCGGTACATCTGCGTTGACGTGGCGAACGGCTACTCTGAACACTTTGTCCACTTCGTCAAAGAAGTCAGGCAAAAGTTCCAGACACACACTATTATG GCAGGAAATGTGGTGACTGGAGAAATGGTGGAGGAGCTGATCCTGGCCGGGGCTGACATCATCAAAGTAGGCATTGGACCAG GTTCTGTTTGCACCACCCGCAAGAAGACAGGGGTGGGTTACCCCCAGCTAAGTGCCGTGATAGAGTGTGCAGATGCAGCTCACGGACTGGGCGGTCACATAATCTCT GACGGGGGATGTACTTGTCCAGGAGATGTCTCAAAGGCTTTTG GTGCTGGAGCAGACTTTGTGATGCTGGGGGGTATGCTGGCGGGACACTCTGAGAGTGGGGGCGAGGTCATTGAGAAAAACGGCACGAAATACAAGCTGTTCTATGGAATGAGCTCCGACACAGCGATGAAGAAGCATGCAGGTGGTGTGGCCGAGTACAG GGCGTCAGAGGGGAAGACGGTGGAAGTTACTTACAAAGGTCCGGTGGACGTGACGATACGAGACATCCTTGGCGGGGTTCGCTCCACCTGCACCTATGTTGGGGCGGCCAAGCTAAAGGAGCTGAGCCGCAGGACCACCTTCATCAGGGTCACCCAGCAGCTCAACACTGTCTTTGGCAACTGCTGA